Part of the Vigna unguiculata cultivar IT97K-499-35 chromosome 3, ASM411807v1, whole genome shotgun sequence genome, TTCTATTTACCACATGATAACCCTAGATCATTTGTTATTACAAAcgaaacataatttttataaggagtaagtatgtttttttattatgtgaaaattgaaattagtctaatttagtttcttatattaaaaatgcatgaatttaattgttttaattgaattttgttaagtttatttgatatttcaaacgtgttttatgatagcatttgagttatttatatcgtttgacacatttttacacttcaatattaactgaaatgttatcataaaatacatttgaaacgtcgaataaacttaacaaaatatggctaaaaagactaaattcatgcatttttaaaattagaagattaaattgatctaaaatttaaaaaaaagtctaattccaatttttttactgaaaattaaaaatttaaaaacatatttaacctttttttataataattttaagatgaaaaatatatttaatttttatttgattttatacaAATTGCGAGACttggaataataataataataaatgtgtgGGGAAAGAAGAAGTAGAAAGGAATTTAGTGGTGATTAAAAGAAGAGGGGGAAAGGTAGGTTTATGTTGAACAGCTGTCAAAACCCCATAGCTTGTTTCCTGATTTGGGCTGAGAAGGCCCACCTGAGAGTGAGTAACAGCATAGAATGTTGACACGTGTTGTGTGGCATTGTAACCTTTTTGATTTTCCCTTTTTGGGTTGGAGAATTATGGTTGGTAATGGTATCTTTGAAAAAGAATAATTGAAAAGGGGAAGTAGCGTTGAGAGCACGAAATGAAAGTAAGTAGAACAGATAACAGAACATATGCATATGCAGTGGAAGAAGGTGGGAAGTGaataagtataaattttattgtaagtATAGTAGAACAGAGAGATAAGGGAATTGATGCCAAATCATCATCTTTCATTGCATTCAATGCCAGGTAGAATATGGTTCCATTTTCAGCAAGAAAGAgatatgctttttgctttctgCTTTCACTTCTTTGCATAAACTTTGACTGCATCACTCCTTCCTAAAACTCACATCTCCTTCTCTTTTTACTTCCACTGCAATAAGGTCAATTTACGCTTCTTTTGTAAAACATGAATCTTTTGAATCCATAGTTGTAAAATAGTTCcacttgaatttttttcttttgtaaaatagGATAGAgtgatctatttttttttcttttttttgtttgaaaaagtaaaattgttaGGACTCGACTCTTACcgatttttatatataagaaaactGAACTTATCAGGATTTATGACAACTTCAATtctgtattttttcttttaaatacaaaaattgatAAGAGtcatgatgatttttttttaaaaaataaagaggaaatCAATCTCACACATGATAATTTCAGTCTAAATATTGTCATAAATCCTCACGacttcactttaatttttaaataaatttttttaattaattctattttacagttacaagttcaaaacaatcatattttttgaaaaacacCTCAATTTACATAgtataaaagaaaagtataaattttactttagaAAGAGACTATTTGCTttccaaattattattaaaaaaaatagttaaatataattttaatttcttatttttgatatattttagttaacaaattttataaataaatgaatataattcatttaaattcataatattattatttttatttattagaaggtattctaaaataacatttaagttaaaaattttcaaaacgatataaataatttaattatgattttgaaacttttttaaaaattaaaaaaataaaataaaccacttatattaaaagaaatatatttattatttttaaagtataaatatCAAACTTTATCAAAAACACAGCAAATTAGACATCAATTATACATCTTAATATGTTATAAAAACATATCTTTCGAAAATTTGTGACCCTTCGATCACCACTAACATGCTTTTTGAAAATGGTAGGATTGTATACTTCCGCTGAAACAGGGAACAAACTCACAGTCTATTATGCAAGCCACACACGGTATATTGTTGTGTGTCGTAATGTAAAATAATGGTCATGCTtaagttaaataaaagtttaattattagtattattgtcatcacttttaaaaaattaaatgatatataatttaattatgaaattatgaaattattaaaatataattaataattgaaattttgaaaactaaaaaagtattttaaatagtATATATGTGACCATTCTAAATCTTTGTGACGGCTTTTAATGGTTTAGAATATATATCAAAAACTTGTAAATAATCGTGTAGTGCATGATCTTCAAAATAATCATTTAGTAAACTTTATCTAAAAATTGGTTTTTCCTAATCTATCATTAGACCAAAAAGTTTAAATGTTGTTAGAAATGTATTCAAAATCTTAACATTATATCCTGACAAAAATACAACTCAAAATATTACTCTATAAAATGGTAGTCGATGCCGAGTTTGATGAGCTTGTAGAACGAAGTATAACCACCATGAACAAAGTTGTGTATTTTTGCAGAGAAACTAGAGTCTTGGATCTGTTTTCAGAAAATAACAACTTCAAAGTATTGTTTTGTAAGAACCACGTAACAAATATGTGTTTGTTCCACCAAACATAAgcaaaataattaagaaatgcAAACAGTTTGCTAGTTGTAGTGCTACTCCAATTTGATGGACAATCCTTAGGTTAAGGTTGAAAACTATGTTTTCTTTCTAACAAATTGGAAACTTAATGTTGGAAGTTACACAATATCGATTAAAGATAAAgttaattcacaatatataaatgggtGCAATCTTCACTTTACAAATTGGTTTTGTGGGTTGAGTTAGTCTtaaaaactcacttctaacacggtatcagagccaagttaGAACTTATCCTAGCGAACTTTCTTGAACATTTTGTTCCATCCGATATTGGACCGTTAACGGATCATCTACTAATATCTTGTTCTACGCACGAGATAAATATATTTCAGCATGAGAGGTGTGTTGGAAACCCCACaacattgactagagataagatcaattcataaatataagtaggtgcaatcctcaccttacaagccagtTTTGTGGGATTAAGTTGGACAtaaaaactcacttctaacTTCTAACTTGACATTCCCCATGCAAGACCAGGAAGCAAAAGGACAAGCATGAAGTATTTTTCATATTGGGTTAGGTACCAAATGAAAAAATGGGTTAGGTTGCCAAGAACATTATCTTTGCTTTTCAACCATAAGGATAGTTGAACTTAAAAACGGAGTAGCCATTTAATCTCAGCACAAGAAGGAGCAAAATGTCAGCACGAATCATATTCTGCGTTGCGATTTCCCTAGCAACGTTAGCAGTTATTGTTTTGGCCGTGCTATCACCTGTGACGTCCCACAACAAGACCCATCATGCAAGATCATGGTTGGATCTATCATTCTACATCCAACAGCCTCAGATATCATCAACCTTAAACACTCACCTCGTACCTAGGGAAGATGGTGGGGCTTTGATCTTTCCGCGTGTGCTGACAGAGGGACCAGAGAAGAGTTCACGTGTGGTTGGAAGAGCACAGGGGTTTGTGATTCTCGGCGACATGTTTCAGCGATCGTTATTCGATGTGATGTATCTGAGCTTTGACACCCCACATCATAAGGGGAGCCTCAGCGTGCAGGCTCATGAAGACAAACAACGGTTCAAGGTCATCGGAGGAACCGGTTCTTTTGCTTTTGCTCGTGGTGTTGCGGTTTTTACCAGAACCGATGAAGCTGCTGCCACTTACCATCTCAAACTTCAGCTTCAATTCCCAAACCGTTCCCCCAACTCATTACCAACATGATCATGATGCACGCACGCACGCTTGCTTTCATTCTGCTCATTCCTTTTTCTTCCAACAAACTTAAACTATCAAACCCATCGTTACTTTCTCccctttcttaattttaattgcaAACCTTGTGCTTAACTTTCTTATCTTAGGTTGTGAAGGATTGTGAAAGCatttatgaaattgaaatcacgataaatatctaaaacaatcacttatttataaattataatatttccaaaaatcttttattattttttagttcaaacGTGAAAAAAACGTTAACGATCTAATTGCTGGACCGAATTTTTGTAACAGAGAGTTGAAATAAAAGTTACTGAATATTTCACTTATAATTCacttaaaaataagattaaattatgatacattaataagatatatatatatatatatatatatatatatatatagaatttatatttctttaattcCCATTCTCGATGCAGCCGGTGCAACCGCTAGCGGGACCACGAGCAAACTTTGGAGGTGGTGGTGGAACTGGTAGGGGTCCAAGCTTCCTCTTAATCTCAAATTCTgttcacaacaacaacaaagaagaaaaagttttaGTGATTTAGGAGTACGTAGTTTTTGTATTAATCATCATGTTGGATTTTAAGGTTTTCACTTTCATCAAAACACAACACTAAAGAGGAATGAAGACAAACCTGCGATAACTTGAGTGGAGGAAAAGGATGCTATTAGAGCAAGAAGAATGAGAATGTAGTAGAAGACGGAATGCATACCCATCTTTGTCTTTAAAACccaaatatatagaaaatgatCCATGCTCACACATATATTTATAACCACAAAAATATGAACATCATCTTTCATCCACCCATTTCAATACGATAGTATTGGATGACTTACAAGAGTAGCgtgtaatttcttttgttttgcatttaAGAACAATTGGACttatgagggagagagagggagacTTGGTATAACTGGGAGATTTCGATTTTATTGCTCATAAAGACTTTATTAGTCACACTTCCAAATAATCAAGtcaataaatttgtaaatttatctGTTCATACATACGGTTTTCCTTTTCACACCATGCAGTCTACATCAtctttattaagaaaaataatattttaattactaaattttgataactttatcTCATAACATAAGACGTCATCTTTAAAGTggtttttgaatattaaaaatgaaaaaatgaaaaaataaaaaccactTAGAAGATGTCACCTAAAgttgtaaaaaaaagttgtcaaaatttagtagtcaaaaaatatttttcctttattaaaCTTAATATTGGTATCATTGTATCAATACAAGTATtcataactaaaaaagaaaaataaacaatagacaataatatatttctaataaaaaaataaaaaatgaattagaatGAATTGGGAAGGTACTTTTATCTTAATCAaagttatacaattaaattttaaatttttttttttcggagtgaacttttaatctaatttaattctaaaaaattagtatataagATGATGTTTTCACTCACTTATAtgttgtaaataaattttattattatttaatgtgaGACTTTTAACATATTTCTCACATTAATGCATATATATCTCAAACATATGAATAGACATTAATTGATGATCTGATAGCAGGTCACTCTTGTTAGAATATGCGTTAATCCATGACTCtgttactattttaaaaaatagattttaaaccTAACTTAACCAAATCGAATTGATCtattatcaattagttttatcATTAGTCGacttccaaaattttaaatgttctGATAATTGTGTTAAGGACATGGGTatcaagagaaaaaaagaaacagttaagataaaaaaatcaagGAAATGAAGAAATTTAGGGAAATATCAATCACATAACCCCTTCGGTCTTAACATTACAATACATAAGACTGGATTTTACCGATCCGGATCCTAATGAAATTAGACCTAATAtcacacataaaatataatatataaacagacctaatttatactaaattattgAGATACATCTTTAGCGTTGATATTCCACAATAAATCTTTGTTGGGTTTGAATTTAACGGAACCACGAGAAAACGCGTGGCTATGTCTGTCACTGCATAATTACCGAAGCCACCGTTTAATAAAAGTAGAGGTGGGAAAACTCGTGTGAAAAATATCAAttcaatctaatttattttgtcctcaactacatattttttaaatcaacttTCATCATTAAACCTGCAAAAAATTCTCTCCATATACGAATTGGATTAACATAACATTGTTAGTTAAAGGATCACATCTTAAGATAGGTGGGCTTTGAACATAATTCTTTTTGTAGTTTTTcatcaaaaaatatttcaaagagttgaagaaaagaaatatattaaagatcTCGGTCGTTTCATTTCgaaaatactctatccaaatCTGACGAAaacaagtttatttattaaattaaaaaaatataagaatgaataatattattttattaataacctgttattaataattgtttagttttttttcatcCAATGAGATTCAAGTGTGCTACAATGGTTCATGGTTGCAATTCATTTTTACCTCTTTAAATAGAGTCACTTTAATTGAATGAGTAAATTGCTAAATCCACGTTTCAAACAACATAATTtcacatgaaaaagaaaaaaaaaaactggttATATCAATTGATAATACTGAATTGTAGTTGTATTATAATGCAACCATAGCAATTCCAAAGAACCaaaaaagtttgttttttttttatcctaacAAGGATGTCCCCTACATTTGGACAAGGTGGAGGAGGTGTGAGTAGTAATTTCCCAAGCATCCTTGAAACATCTGACTCTGTCCAAAAACAACGTAAAATTGCATTCAATCCACAACTATTTTGTACTTGTGTTGTCCTTAATAAACATTCAGCAAAATCAAACTTCGAGAAAATCGATGAAAAATTAAAGATCAATTGGATTAACATGCATGGtttatgaaaatgtaaaatgaaTACAAAGCTGCACTAAACATCagtgaaaatgataaaatatgaataatgaTGAACGAGTGACTAAAatactgaaaaaataaaaaaataaataaaaacttaagtTCCATTAAGTTTAAAtcgtatataaattattataatatataaatgaaatataatccTTAATTATTTACCAAAATCGATGTTGTGGTTTGAAGAAGTCATCCCAAACTTCCCGGGGAATTGTAAAAGGTGCCAGGACCAGGAGCTGCACTGGGAGGTGGAGGTGGCCTTGGTAATTTCCCAAGCTTCCTTTTAATCTCCAACTctgtcacaaaaaaaaaatatattttgtgaaatttttgttGGAATTTGTCTGCAGAAAAATATTTGGTATCAAGAAATCACTCTAAATTTATCctaaatgatataaaattattgaatatatcaaaaaattaatattttaaggtTTTTACACTTATTATGATTATACAAATTATTAGAAGTTTcacatcaactaaaaataagacaatttcataatatataactaGAATGCAAACATCATtttacaagtcgattttgtggggttgagttaaacttaaactaCATTCCTATCATAGTATCAGagtcattattaaaaaaaaaattatcccaACAATATTTCTTAAACATTATGTTTTACTTCTGATACAAATTGTAATAACAGAAATACTATGAAAATAAGGAATGAAGACTAACCTGCAGTGACTTGAGTGAAGGAAAAGGATATGATTAAAGCAAGAAGAATGAGGAGGTAGAAGAAAGAATGCAGAGCCATGTTTAAAAGCCAGATTTGAAAACGATGCATGCTCTGAAATATTTATAAGTAGAAACATCAACATTTGCGCTCACTGTCTTAACATTTATTTGCCACTTTAAAACGTCCATATAGGAGACTTGAAactaaaaggaaaaagaaaggtcatgttttataattttctaatttttttaacatttattttgacTACCTACTTAGTATATTTGGatgagatattttttaaaaaaattacatttttatagattttcatatattaatgtttaagaaattcaaattttataatttcatgagtaatttaattatttaaattgaattattttaaattttggctAATAAATacgagttttaaaatattttatatctttgaattcgttttttacttttacttttttaacttaattttaattggaACCTTATCAATGGACTAAAACGGAAATATTATTAGAATGACTATTACTTTCTTTTAATGTTGACtgagttattattattattattattattaagttgaTAGGAGTTTTTAATTgttaggattttatttttgtttgtatagattaatattatttttctctctttattaATTAGTGTGCTCACGGTTAATTTTTGAGAACCTACTTttagataaatattaattagattttttaattaacttttatcaAGATTATGTTGactttttaccatttctttatCAATAgtttgtttgaatttatttttttaatattgattagaaaaaaattgtagccaatattaattatggttttcttttatcaatgtcAATTTGGAAAAACTTCCAACCTACTATTGataaaagaagttggaaaaaaatcataattaacaGTATATCAAAAGTAAACTTGATTCATGTCAACCTAAAATTATCGTCAACATCAactcaaaaataatattaacaaacattaataaagaaaaaatttagtCAATATCATTTAAGATGAACTTGACAAACTTTGACTAAAAACtaatatcaattaatatttactataaaatattattattaatatagttagttttgaattattaacatttttttatatttaaataactgtttacatttaaaaataattaaaatacttatcaaataaaaaaataaatttaaattaccttatttaaataaaatatttagaatataaaataatttgagatgagatataaatataaatttaatatatttaatttgagatgagataaatataaaaattataaaatatcttacCCAAACATGCCCTACAAGAAAAATCTTagataataaccaattttagtgacaaaaaagtGTTACTCACTATAATGATCAATATAGATACtaatatacaaaacaaaaaattatcagTCACtcaaatagtcactattataaataaaaattataattgataactaaatttgtcactaattattagaaactaattact contains:
- the LOC114178111 gene encoding dirigent protein 19, with translation MSARIIFCVAISLATLAVIVLAVLSPVTSHNKTHHARSWLDLSFYIQQPQISSTLNTHLVPREDGGALIFPRVLTEGPEKSSRVVGRAQGFVILGDMFQRSLFDVMYLSFDTPHHKGSLSVQAHEDKQRFKVIGGTGSFAFARGVAVFTRTDEAAATYHLKLQLQFPNRSPNSLPT